The following is a genomic window from Pseudophryne corroboree isolate aPseCor3 chromosome 3, aPseCor3.hap2, whole genome shotgun sequence.
tctcctgagggaaatttacccatgattccacagtttttcccaggatacacttctgcaaagcccctcctatctcctcactcccaggtttgagactacagggagaaggagccattttacagtcagctctgtggaatcgtttttttaggaaaattcctgcgttttaaaacacattcctatttttgtactgactacaataatggagcctttttctgaccagattgtgatgttcatgctggctgcaagcatgatggaggaagaaagtgctgatgaacatcaggatccaggtcagcaaatgtctgcattgggtgagccagtattgcgggtttcatttccacgtccacgccagtatcgcactaggcgtgaactggaggatctcagcgagttcgaggtgatacaaaattatcgcttatcgactcgcgacatatattcgctgtacgctctgttggaggccgacttggaacctcgggcacggacaaatcgtgcaatcagcggttttcagaaactgctggggacgttacattttttggcgtcaggcacattccagcctacactgtctcaaacatgcggtttttcacagtcgacactgtcgcgctgtataacccaggtcattagggctttccgcaaattgacgatccagtacatcacatttccagagacggacagcgaatgtcgtgagatcaaattaggctttttcaacaaatacaaatttcccaatgtgctgggcgcgattgactgtacccacgtgcagatcagaccgccacggaattcagaggaatgttttcggaaccgaaaaccgttccattccctgaacgttcaggcggtctgtgatgtaaacatgagatttttgaacatttttgtgggatttcctggatcatctcacgactccttcatcctaagccagtcatcgctgtttgacaagttcgaaacaggaaacatgcctggtggctggctgttaggtatgtattttcatttttttatttttttattattttattattattttttattattttttacaagtacctaacatttttttttatattttctataggcgatgcgggttatccaaacaaaccgtggctgttgaccccattgtctaatcctgttggtagagcagaaaaacgttaccaagagacacacattgcatcgaggcaaataattgaacgtgccttcggtgtacttaaaagccggtttcgatgtttagacacttccggcggtgctcttttgtactcaccgtcgaaggtttgtggcatggtaaatgcatgttgtattttacacaacatatgtgtcgcaaaccgtttgccggtgactcttcgtcgcagtgctttccgacgcgggaaccggtcttcagctctaccggtgggtatggacgaaggagaggattcccggcggacattgatccaaaattattttgcagttgcctgtgagtatactgacaacatttgtattatcgtgtaaactgacattggaatattttttaaaaaaacctcttcatttatgtatttcagagttttacatcctgttgatgtatatccccaggccatgtttgtacagttcgttaccccgttttatcctgttgttgggttaccgcaaatatttgatccttttatccaactctaccatgggtgaccctactggtgatgtggacctgaccctccgccatgtagcagacaaccccccctcaggtgagatgtattgcccaaaactcccttgtccaaaatcaccccgacatgtccaaagtgcagccctccggcatttgcaagactgcacatccaaacattccctgaaacagcaatgctagggaatgtttggatgtgtagtgatgcaagtgcaggagggttgcatttgggccgctgcaacccgcttgtgttgtgtggactgttgtatgtacctctttttccagtcccagggtgacactatcacccatatctggaagctcaaactgttctcttccacaggtcctgcgatgtatcttcccaagtggcgtggatgtgaggagacacgacatttcacctgatgttccatgggtgaccctactggtgatgtggacctgaccctccgccatgtagcagacaacccccctcaggtgagatgtattgcccaagactcccttgtccaaaatcaccccggtatgtccaaagtgcagccctccagcatttgcaagactgcacatccaaacattccctgaaacagcaatgctagggaatgtttggatgtgtagtgatgcaagtgcaggagggttgcatttgggccgctggaacccgcttgtgttgtgtggactgttgtatgtacctctttttccagtcccagggtgacactatcacccatatctggaagctcaaactgttctcttccacaggtcctgcgatgtatcttcccaagtggcgtggatgtgaggagacacgacatttcacctgatgttccatgggtgaccctactggtgatgtggacctgaccctccgccatgtagcagacaacccccctcaggtgagatgtattgcccaagactcccttgtccaaaatcaccccggcatgtccaaagtgcagccctccggcatttgcaagattgCACTTCCAAACATTccctcctgatacacctaatgcttgtcagggaatgtttggatgtgtagtgacgcgagTGGCGGAGgtttgcatttggacccactgttccccgcttgtgttgtgtggactgtatgtacctcttctttccagtcccagggtgacactattacccatatctggaagctcatactgttctcttccacaggtcttccggtgtatccttcctaagtggtgtggatgtgaagagacagttcccttgatgttccctgggcaatctacttacgtacaattcaaatgcattacaaattttaataaaaaccacaggaaacttctatttttaaaagtttattgaagaaaaatattttttaataaagtttgaaagttaattaaaacaaaaaagtagtttgttcttctttacattcttttcttgtgtatatagatatctgtggggaaaagaaaaaaaagtatattaaagtaaagacacactaaattcatgttcatttattttcaaaaaaaatttgtggaacaacacagcccagcatgacccattgctggactgtgtggttctacaaaggcatgcggttcaaagtgaaagagtggcgtcagtggtcagcactttgacacgctaacatttgtggaacaacacagcccagcatgacccattgctggactgtgtggttctacaaaggcatgcggttcaaagtgaa
Proteins encoded in this region:
- the LOC135056012 gene encoding putative nuclease HARBI1 — encoded protein: MEPFSDQIVMFMLAASMMEEESADEHQDPGQQMSALGEPVLRVSFPRPRQYRTRRELEDLSEFEVIQNYRLSTRDIYSLYALLEADLEPRARTNRAISGFQKLLGTLHFLASGTFQPTLSQTCGFSQSTLSRCITQVIRAFRKLTIQYITFPETDSECREIKLGFFNKYKFPNVLGAIDCTHVQIRPPRNSEECFRNRKPFHSLNVQAVCDVNMRFLNIFVGFPGSSHDSFILSQSSLFDKFETGNMPGGWLLGDAGYPNKPWLLTPLSNPVGRAEKRYQETHIASRQIIERAFGVLKSRFRCLDTSGGALLYSPSKVCGMVNACCILHNICVANRLPVTLRRSAFRRGNRSSALPVGMDEGEDSRRTLIQNYFAVA